In Pradoshia eiseniae, the genomic window TAAGTACATTCCCGTCTGGATCTCTAAAATTAAAATAGGCAAAATCCCCGAATCGTTCAATTTCGCGGGTGATTTCAGCCCCTATGCTTTTTACAAACCTATAAGCTTCATCGATGTCATCTGTGTGGAAATTAAATAGAACATGATTGGATGGGCTTAATGAAAATCCAGGGTCAAAGCTATGGTCATCTAAAGTCAGTCCAGTCCGGTTGTTGACTGGGATGTTATAGACAGGTGGTTTAACTTCATCTTTATTAAACGGCACGCCAAGCAGGGTGGAGTACCATT contains:
- a CDS encoding VOC family protein, with protein sequence MPSSSPLASKVNAVFIHVSNLKKSAEWYSTLLGVPFNKDEVKPPVYNIPVNNRTGLTLDDHSFDPGFSLSPSNHVLFNFHTDDIDEAYRFVKSIGAEITREIERFGDFAYFNFRDPDGNVLMICNN